The following proteins are co-located in the Cryptococcus neoformans var. grubii H99 chromosome 1, complete sequence genome:
- a CDS encoding drug transporter → MSTEIQSEVSTLAVGSALPPGCSFGSVHRFSRQNAVPLTSQSGPCPPECQDLIVIWVDFPPQSPEDPFHFSSSRKVIIMILVLFFAFITTWEMSSYSVSTSSMRRDFGVPEVDAALGLSLYGWGFAVGPLVLAPITEEYGRYLVMVVSVVSYTILHLMLSLGKNISTILVGRFLLGLTGCIGPTLTPGFIADIYPPEKRGSPMAIFTFILLTGPAIGAMSMGFVEANQHMQWRWVQWIQLIIMGVFTPLMIVGLRETRSLVVLQRQAKRLRKERALQDGGRYTARAEINRMHLLPALKRSIGRPFLFLFMEPIVTSFALWTAVVWGVYFIVISGLPYVFSKLHGWNIQITGVAYLAVAVGSFFGFLGNFAQDAVYRRRAAKDGTEARLWASMVAGVLFAIGCFVFGASATSGSSWFGPCAGVVLVLAAAFTILQCCLVYLANCYGAFASSAVAGMSFLRILLGSSFAIFTENMFNTLTVRYSLIMMGGIAMLLAPIPFVMFFKGPWIRDHSPYSKRLIAEEQKRLDKSEINLEALA, encoded by the exons ATGTCGACGGAAATTCAAAGTGAAGTTTCTACCTTAGCGGTTGGATCCGCTCTCCCGCCAGGATGCTCTTTTGGATCTGTTCACCGTTTTTCCCGTCAAAATGCTGTACCACTGACTTCCCAGTCCGGTCCTTGCCCACCTGAATGCCAGGATCTGATAGTAATCTGGGTCGACTTCCCTCCTCAATCACCGGAAGatcctttccatttctcctCATCACGGAAGGTTATCATAATGATTCtcgttctcttcttcgcgtTCATCACGACATGGGAGATGTCGTCTTACTCCGTCAGCACGAGCAGCATGCGAAGGGACTTTGGGGTACCGGAGGTGGACGCAGCGTTGGGACTGTCTCTTTACGGCTGG GGATTCGCTGTCGGTCCACTTGTCCTCGCTCCGATCACTGAGGAATATGGGCGATATCTGGTGATGGTGGTCTCAGTGGTATCCTACACAATATTGCATCTTATGTTGTCTTT AGGCAAGAACATTAGTACGATCCTCGTAGGCAGATTCTTGCTGGGGCTCACGGGATGTATCGGTCCCACCTTGACCCCTGGGTTCATCGCAGACATTTATCCTCCTGAAAA ACGAGGCTCTCCCATGGCAATCTTCACATTTATCCTTCTCACAGGACCTGCCATCGGTGCGATGTCAATGGGATTTGTAGAGGCGAATCAACATATGCAATGGCGATGGGTACAGTGGATTCAGCTTA TTATCATGGGCGTCTTTACACCCCTCATGATCGTCGGACTCCGTGAAACTCGGAGCTTGGTCGTGCTTCAGAGACAAGCAAAGCGATtaagaaaggaaagggctTTACAGGACGGCGGACGGTATACTGCAAGGGCTGAGATCAACCGAATGCATCTGCTACCGGCGTTGAAGCGGAGCATTGGACGACCATTCT TGTTTCTGTTCATGGAGCCCATTGTAACTTCGTTCGCTTTGTGGACTGCGGTTGTG TGGGGTGTCtacttcatcgtcatctctGGTCTACCATACGTCTTTTCAAAGCTCCACGGATGGAATATACAGATTACTGGCGTGGCATACCTAGCGGTGGC AGTCGGCTCGTTCTTTGGATTTCTCGGGAACTTCGCACAGGATGCTGTGTACAG ACGCCGAGCGGCCAAGGATGGTACTGAAGCTCGTTTATGGGCTTCTATGGTTGCTGGTGTCCTATTTGCGATCGGGTGCTTTGTATTCGGTGCGTCTGCAACGTCTGGTTCGTCATGGTTCGGACCTTGCGCTGGCGTCGTCTTGGTTTTGG CGGCAGCTTTTACTATCCTTCAATGCTGTCTGGTTTA CTTGGCCAATTGTTATGGAGCCTTCGCTAGCTCAGCAGTCGCTGGAATGTCGTTCTTACGGATCCTCCTCGGCTCAAGCTTTGCCATATTTACTGAAAAT ATGTTCAATACGCTCACCGTGAGATATTCGTTGATTATGATGGGAGGTATAGCGATGCTGCTGGCTCCCATTCCATTCGTAATGTTTTTCAAAGGTCCTTGGATTAGAGATCACAGTCCATACTCCAAAAGATTGATCGCAGAAGAACAGAAACGGCTTGACAAATCGGAGATCAATTTAGAGGCGCTAGCATAA